A single window of Archangium gephyra DNA harbors:
- a CDS encoding DEAD/DEAH box helicase — MSLTAELLDAVREEARPDTWSAGMGLARAGAVSVQSVGEEEAVLRVRAIGRPAPLTTVLYPEDEIWECDCRGRVDPCEHVVAAAIVLHQAVSQRAPAQRAPARPMPPSRPAPAQAPMAQGGPRPAVAAQSGPRPAVAPKSERMVYRFKRVDGGLQLERLLVRPDNTARLLARSLASVLTNPVEAARIQVEPCDLLADKLLLKPTRGALPPERLEALLRVLEPARTVIFDGALVSVSSEPVLPRVTVEDRGEQTVLRIDKDPRITELVCPGIVVCGGTLCRLGEQGLVGSRMESLPQERVFPPEQLGDLTGKVLPDLARRMPVDVKSQRLPPIDRTLQPRISLDLNQLDSGLSVLPTLVYGSPPTVRIDNGRMVYLQGAVPVRDEGTEQKLVHQLRDELNMVPGRRVTVQGRDAVQLADKLRRWRGGLTGDAARVVSPNVKLRPMLSVEAGATQSGVPQVGFSFDFQVEGAGPGAPSTVDAAAVMRAWEEGLGLVPLEGGGWAPLPTAWLKTHGQRVADLLAARGKDGRLANHAIPQLTGLCEALEHPPPPGLERLAPLVRGFEKLPDVQLPQDLTATPRPYQLQGISWLTFLRQAGLGGVLADDMGLGKTLQTICVLGPGTLVVAPTSVLPNWEAEVKRFRPSLKVSVYHGPGRTLDESADVTLTTYALLRLDAAVLGAKTWDTVVLDEAQAIKNPDSQVARAAYGLQANFRVALSGTPIENRLEELWSLMHFTNQGLLGGRKEFDERWARPVSDNQKGAAELLRARIRPFVLRRLKRDVAPELPPRTESVLHVTLNERERAVYDAVYAATREEVVSQLEEGGSVLKALEALLRLRQAACHPALVPGQQAQTSSKVQALLEALDTAVGEGHKALVFSQWTSMLDLIEPALREANIGFIRLDGGTANRGAVAASFQDPKGPPVMLISLKAGATGLNLTAADHVFLVDPWWNPSVEAQAADRAHRIGQQQPVMVYRMVSQGTVEEKILTLQEKKRALFESALGGASGAAAITRADLMQLLD, encoded by the coding sequence ATGTCTCTGACCGCGGAGCTACTCGATGCCGTCCGGGAGGAAGCGCGCCCGGACACCTGGTCCGCCGGTATGGGCCTGGCCCGCGCCGGTGCCGTCTCGGTGCAGTCCGTCGGAGAGGAAGAGGCCGTACTCCGAGTGCGCGCCATCGGCCGGCCCGCCCCCCTGACCACGGTGCTCTACCCGGAGGACGAGATCTGGGAGTGTGACTGCCGGGGCCGCGTGGACCCCTGCGAGCACGTGGTGGCGGCGGCCATCGTCCTCCACCAAGCTGTTTCCCAGCGCGCCCCCGCCCAGCGTGCCCCCGCTCGGCCCATGCCGCCGTCCCGGCCCGCTCCCGCCCAGGCTCCCATGGCCCAGGGTGGCCCACGCCCGGCTGTCGCGGCCCAGAGCGGCCCGCGTCCGGCTGTCGCGCCGAAGTCCGAGCGCATGGTGTACCGCTTCAAGCGCGTGGACGGAGGGCTCCAGCTCGAGCGTCTGCTGGTGCGTCCGGACAACACCGCGCGGCTGCTCGCGCGCAGTCTGGCCTCGGTGCTGACCAACCCCGTGGAAGCCGCCCGCATCCAGGTGGAGCCGTGTGATCTGCTCGCGGACAAGCTGCTCCTGAAGCCCACCCGGGGCGCGCTTCCTCCCGAGCGGCTCGAGGCGCTCCTGCGTGTCCTGGAGCCCGCGCGCACCGTCATCTTCGATGGTGCGCTGGTGTCCGTCTCGAGCGAGCCCGTGCTTCCCCGCGTCACCGTGGAGGATCGCGGCGAGCAGACGGTGCTCAGGATCGACAAGGACCCGCGCATCACCGAGCTGGTGTGCCCCGGAATCGTGGTGTGCGGAGGCACGCTCTGCCGGCTCGGCGAGCAGGGCCTCGTCGGCTCTCGGATGGAGAGCCTGCCCCAGGAGCGCGTCTTCCCGCCCGAGCAACTGGGGGACCTCACCGGGAAGGTGCTGCCGGACCTCGCGCGGCGCATGCCGGTGGACGTGAAGAGCCAGCGGCTGCCGCCCATCGATCGCACGCTCCAGCCGCGCATCTCCCTGGACCTCAACCAGCTGGACTCTGGCCTGTCGGTGCTGCCCACGCTGGTGTACGGCTCGCCGCCCACGGTGCGCATCGACAACGGGCGCATGGTGTACCTCCAGGGCGCGGTGCCCGTGCGGGACGAGGGCACCGAGCAGAAGCTCGTCCATCAGCTGCGCGACGAGCTGAACATGGTGCCCGGCAGGCGCGTGACGGTGCAGGGCAGGGACGCGGTGCAGCTCGCCGACAAGCTGCGGCGCTGGCGAGGTGGCCTCACGGGCGACGCGGCGCGCGTGGTGAGCCCCAATGTGAAGCTGCGCCCCATGCTCTCGGTGGAGGCGGGTGCCACGCAGAGCGGCGTGCCGCAGGTGGGCTTCTCGTTCGACTTCCAGGTGGAGGGCGCGGGGCCGGGTGCGCCGAGCACGGTGGACGCGGCGGCGGTGATGCGCGCGTGGGAGGAGGGACTGGGGCTGGTGCCCCTGGAGGGCGGTGGCTGGGCGCCGCTGCCCACGGCGTGGCTGAAGACGCATGGCCAGCGCGTGGCGGATCTGCTGGCCGCGCGTGGGAAGGACGGGCGGCTCGCCAACCACGCCATCCCGCAGCTCACCGGCCTGTGTGAAGCGCTGGAGCATCCCCCTCCGCCCGGGCTCGAGCGGCTGGCGCCCCTGGTGCGGGGCTTCGAGAAGCTGCCGGACGTGCAGCTCCCCCAGGATCTCACCGCGACACCGCGCCCCTACCAGCTCCAGGGCATCAGCTGGCTGACCTTCCTGCGGCAGGCGGGCCTTGGCGGCGTGCTCGCGGACGACATGGGTCTGGGCAAGACGCTGCAGACCATCTGCGTGCTGGGGCCGGGGACGCTGGTGGTGGCGCCCACGAGCGTGCTCCCCAACTGGGAGGCGGAGGTGAAGCGCTTCCGTCCCTCGCTCAAGGTCTCCGTCTACCACGGCCCCGGCCGCACCCTGGACGAGTCGGCCGACGTGACGCTCACCACCTACGCGCTGCTGCGACTGGACGCGGCGGTGCTCGGGGCGAAGACCTGGGACACGGTGGTGCTGGACGAGGCCCAGGCCATCAAGAACCCGGACAGCCAGGTGGCGCGCGCGGCGTATGGGCTCCAAGCCAACTTCCGGGTGGCGCTGAGCGGCACCCCCATCGAGAACCGGCTCGAGGAGCTATGGAGCCTGATGCACTTCACCAACCAGGGTCTGCTCGGGGGGCGCAAGGAGTTCGACGAGCGGTGGGCGCGGCCCGTGTCGGACAACCAGAAGGGCGCGGCCGAGCTGCTGCGCGCGCGCATCCGTCCCTTCGTGTTGCGCAGGCTCAAGCGGGACGTGGCGCCCGAGCTCCCACCGCGCACCGAGTCCGTGCTGCACGTCACCCTCAACGAGCGGGAGCGCGCCGTCTATGACGCGGTGTACGCCGCCACGCGCGAAGAGGTGGTGTCGCAGCTGGAGGAGGGCGGCAGTGTGCTGAAGGCGCTGGAGGCGCTGCTGCGGCTGCGTCAGGCCGCGTGCCATCCGGCGCTCGTGCCGGGACAACAGGCGCAGACGTCCTCCAAGGTGCAGGCGCTGCTCGAGGCGCTCGACACGGCGGTGGGGGAGGGGCACAAGGCGCTCGTCTTCTCGCAGTGGACGTCCATGTTGGATCTCATCGAGCCGGCGCTGCGCGAGGCGAACATCGGGTTCATCCGGCTGGACGGTGGCACGGCCAACCGCGGCGCCGTGGCCGCGTCGTTCCAGGATCCGAAGGG